A segment of the Solanum lycopersicum chromosome 9, SLM_r2.1 genome:
taataaatgagaCAACAACAAAATGAACACCAGGAATTAACGAAGTTCGGCaaacttttatttccttttgccTACTCCTCGAACACAACcaaccaatatttatttcactctaAAAGAGTATAAGTGAAATAGtacaagagagaaagaagaacaaatgcCTTAGGAGTTGATAAGACAAGTTAgagatatttttcaaataaattaggagctacctatttataggaGTGAATTCTTCCTATTGATGTCAAGATTTTCCTTGTGAAATCAATTTATGATTcacctaaattttattttaaaaaaatgttatcttGACTTTTCTAACAATAAAGAATTATCTTTCTAACTATCATATTCCTcgttaatcaatttttgaatcTTTAATTTAACATTACGTTCGAGTGTGGCttactctccaaatatataGATAGACAAGGGAGAGTAACATAGAGTAGGGGGTGGAGATGGTATAAGGAGTGACAAATTATTCCAAATTCAAAATTCGCAGATCACATTCACCATGTTTTCAGATCAAAACTTGTATCACTACAGCCTCCTCTCTCTCTTCCTCATCGGACCACCCACCTTCATCGCCTGTCAATTCCTCACCGCCCCTTATGGAAAACACCGTCGCTCCGGTTGGGGACCTACCATTTCACCACCTTTAGCTTGGTTTCTAATGGAAAGCCCTACTCTGTGGCTCACACTTATCCTCTTCCCTTTCGGCAAAAATCACAACAATCCATTATCACTTATCCTCATTTCTCCTTACCTTTTCCACTACACAAATCGGACGATAATTTACCCTTTAAAACTCTACTTCAACTCAAAGGGTGGATCTCCGGCGAGTGGTTTCCCGGTGAGTATTGCGTTTTTGGCTTTTGTGTTTAATCTGTTGAATGCTTATGTACAAGCTAGGTGGGTTTCTCATTACGCTGATTACGATTCTGATGTGTGGTTTTGGGTTCGATTTGCCGGCGGGATGGTGGTTTTTGCCGGCGGGATGGCGGTGAATGTTTGGGCCGATAAGGTGTTAGTGGGCCTGAAGAGTGAAGGAAATGGATATAAGATACCGAGAGGTGGGCTTTTTGAATATGTGAGTTGTCCAAATTACTTGGGGGAGATAGTGGAGTGGTTGGGCTGGGCTTTAATGACTGGGTCTTGGGCCGGGTTTGGGTTTTTTCTGTATACTTTTGCTAATTTGGTTCCTAGagctaggtttaatcatgaatGGTATTTGCAGAAATTTGGAGAAGATTATCCAAGGAAAAGAAAAGCTGTTATTCCATTTTTGTATTGAGTTTTGATATTGATTATGCAATGTAATGGATTGGCTTTCTATTAATGTTGGTATGTGATTTTCCCTTTGATTAGAGTTAAATTTCTTTATCTTTTGTTATTTCGGATAACGCTTACATACTCAAACCGTTGTAGTAGTGTGACTGCTGGCACAGAGTTAGCTAGTAAAGAAATGTTAGGTCAATCGCTCTGAGTCTTGCATAGGAACTCGCTAGCTTTGAGTATCGCATAATTAATGCTATTATGATGCTATGTTGCACCTGCACTAATGTGACTTGAAAATAACGCTGATGTTATATAGCCATATAGGCGATGCTTGGGTATCTGAACACTTTTCCCGAGGTTTTATGGAATATTAGCCTACACTGTTACAAAGGAAAACAAGTTTCAGCAGCTTTAGGACAGTTGGAGTAGGAGAtgcaaatgaaaaagaaaaaaaaatctcaaaagtaAAGGTTATGGTATAGTTTAGAAAAAACAATATTGTTATAGGAGtttaacaatttataaaatttgaactCCAGGATAGTATTTTGCCTTAACCCTCATGAATTTTGCCCTCATTTAATGTTCTACT
Coding sequences within it:
- the LOC101256999 gene encoding steroid 5-alpha-reductase DET2 — translated: MFSDQNLYHYSLLSLFLIGPPTFIACQFLTAPYGKHRRSGWGPTISPPLAWFLMESPTLWLTLILFPFGKNHNNPLSLILISPYLFHYTNRTIIYPLKLYFNSKGGSPASGFPVSIAFLAFVFNLLNAYVQARWVSHYADYDSDVWFWVRFAGGMVVFAGGMAVNVWADKVLVGLKSEGNGYKIPRGGLFEYVSCPNYLGEIVEWLGWALMTGSWAGFGFFLYTFANLVPRARFNHEWYLQKFGEDYPRKRKAVIPFLY